The Novibacillus thermophilus genome segment GGATGATTTATACGGAACACCCGGAAGTGGGGGCCATTGTCCACATTCACGCCTGGATGGACGGCGTACCCTCAACGGAGATCAACTATCCGTGCGGGACGGTGCAATTGGCGGAAGCGGTAGCAGAGCAAATTAGGCAGGCCGATGATCCAGCGCGGGCAGTCGTCGGATTGAAGAACCACGGTTTGACAATCACCGGAAGGAATCTCGATGACATTTTCGAACGGATTGAGGGGCGTGTCTTACCCCGAGTTCCTATGGAGTAGGAGGCGGTTCTGAAGTGGGACAGCGCATCATTTTGTTAACCGGTGCTTCGAGCGGTATCGGAGAGGCAGTGGCCCGCCTGCTCGTTCAGCAAGGGGACTTTCCGTTACTCGTTTCCAGGCGGAAAGACCGGCTCATCGCCTTACAACGGGAACTTGGCGGTGCGGACGCATTCCCTTGTGACGTGACGTCTGACGCACAAGTGCACCAACTGATGAAAAACGTGATCGCGCGGTACGGACGCGTCGACGTTTTAATTAACAATGCCGGGTATGGCCGTTTCGGCGGAGCTCTGGACATCTCGATGGCCGATTTTACCGGGATGGCGGAGACGAACTACCTGGGGGCTGTCCGTCTGACGCAAGCCGTGCTGCCGTACATGCTGCAGCGGGAAAAAGGAACCATTATTAACGTCGCATCCGTCGCCGGGTTGACAGGCATTCCCAATTTATCGGCCTACAGCGCTTCTAAATTCGCCTTGATCGGCTTTTCCGAAGCACTGAAAATGGAGTATGCGCCGCCCATCGAAGTCGGCGTGCTGTGCCCGGGGCCTGTACAGTCCCCTTTTTTTCGAGGAGTCGATGCGAGCCGTCTCTTCCCTCCACTCATCGTCGGACACATGCTGGACGTCGAGACGACAGCCCGTCACGTACTTCAGCTCATCGACCGGCCGACACTTTCCATCGTCCCTTCCGGGATGCGATGGGCGATGCGTTTGCGCCGTTTGGCTCCTGGGATTTACTTCCGGATCATGAAACGGTTGTACGACTCGTTCGAGGAAAAACAGCACGCCTACACGGACATGAAGTGCAACGGACGTGCAGGAACGAGGAGACATAACGGCTGAATGAGACGCTTCGAGAAGTGGGCCATCCATGACAGTCGGAAGTAAATTTGCAACAGACGATTGCCAGTGCAAATAAGTTACCGGTTGAACGCTCGCTGGCACGAGGTTCAACAAGTAGAGCCGTCGTACAAGCCATTGTAAAACATGTGGACAAGACCCCTGAAACCGAATCTGGGGTCTTTGATTTGAAAATGAACAAACTTACTTCAGAGACTTGGTGAGGCGCCGCGGTGCACACTTTTGTTTAACCAATGGATGACGGCATCAACGGCTGCAAGCTGCTCAGAGTGAAACAACACGTGTTGCGCACCGCGAATCAAAACCCAATGTTTTTCTTGAACGGCGAGGTTGTCGAAAAATGCCCGGACGACGTCTAGGGAGATGAGCGGATCTTCGTCGCCGTGCAAGCACAACACCGGTATCACAATGTCGGCGGCGTGCTGGACCGCTTTTTGTGCATGTTTGAGCAGTTCTTCCACCCAGCGAATCGAGTACACAGGGCACATTAACGGGTCTTTCAGCACGGGATCGACCTTTTCGGGGAAGAGGTGTTTGAAATAGGGGATCTCCTGTATTTTATTGGTCAAACGCCTGTGGTT includes the following:
- a CDS encoding SDR family NAD(P)-dependent oxidoreductase, which produces MGQRIILLTGASSGIGEAVARLLVQQGDFPLLVSRRKDRLIALQRELGGADAFPCDVTSDAQVHQLMKNVIARYGRVDVLINNAGYGRFGGALDISMADFTGMAETNYLGAVRLTQAVLPYMLQREKGTIINVASVAGLTGIPNLSAYSASKFALIGFSEALKMEYAPPIEVGVLCPGPVQSPFFRGVDASRLFPPLIVGHMLDVETTARHVLQLIDRPTLSIVPSGMRWAMRLRRLAPGIYFRIMKRLYDSFEEKQHAYTDMKCNGRAGTRRHNG